The Triticum urartu cultivar G1812 chromosome 6, Tu2.1, whole genome shotgun sequence genome includes the window GCCGTGGAGGCGCTCAAGGACCAGGCGGGCCTGTGCCGCTGGGGCTACCCGCTCCGCTCGCTCTaccgccacgccgccgccgcgcccaggCTCCGCGCCCTGTCCGCCTCGCTCTCCGAGGCAGCGGCCGCCGCGGCTCCCCGACCGGCGCCTTTGTCCGCGGAGGACGCGAAGCTGCGCAAGGCGCACCACCTCGTCTGCTGGGGCCCCAACTGAGCTCCTTCTCTCCGCTTCATGTCACCACCGGCACATGAGCATATATAAGTAGCTGATGAATGCCTGTGTCAATGGTGTCGGGATTAGTAACAAAAGGCTTGCTTTGCTGTTTCGCCGGAGAAAGCAGAGCCGTCATTGTGTGCAGCGCCGGTGAACCGCTCCGGCCTCGGAGGAGTAGGACGGTTCATCAACGCTGCACTCAATGGCACCTTTGCGTCTCTTCCTCCTCTTCGTCTTCCCCAGTAGTAGTGTCTGGTTGCATCTGGCTAGCTTAGCTTCCGTAGACGCAAGCAGGAATCATGGCTTTAGCTTTTGAGGCCGGGACATCAACCATTTTCTTTTGTAGTAGTATGATGAGGTGTGCGAGGCTATTACGATGGTTGTACTGCGGTGGAGAACTGACCGGCGTTGTTGTACTACAGATCGTACTATGCTTATGTTGTGACTTGTGT containing:
- the LOC125514003 gene encoding uncharacterized protein LOC125514003: MRRHPLEQVNQVRRRRREKERKQGEEQDLGAAMASAASRKAPSLVVAASVGAVEALKDQAGLCRWGYPLRSLYRHAAAAPRLRALSASLSEAAAAAAPRPAPLSAEDAKLRKAHHLVCWGPN